The nucleotide sequence GGATAGCAAGAACCGGCTCGTCGTGCCGGCGCGCTATCGCGACGCGCTGCTCGTCAACGGCGCCGGGCGTGTCGTCGTGACCGCTGACCCGGGGCAATGTCTGCTGCTCTATCCACTGCCCGAGTGGGAGCCGATCGAGAAGAAGCTCACCGCCCTCTCCGATTTCAATCCGCGTACCCGCAGCCTCAAGCAACTGCTCGTCGGCTACGCACACGACATCGACATGGACAGTGCGGGGCGTGTATTGCTGCCGCCGATGCTGCGCAAGTTCGCCGAGCTCGACAAGAACGTTGTGCTCGTCGGCCAGGGAAGCAAGGTCGAGTTGTGGAACGAGGCTCGCTGGGAAGCGCAGGTCGCGCAGGCGCTGAGTTTCAGCCAGGAAGCGCTGCCTTCGGAGTTGGAGGGGTTCACGTTGTGATGGAGCCCGCCCATGTGCCGGTGCTGGCACAGGAGGCGGTGGCAGCGCTGGCGATCAAGCCCGAGGGCGTCTACGTCGACGCGACCTTCGGCCGCGGCGGCCACAGCCGCATGATCCTCGCGCGCCTCGGGACGCTCGGGCGGCTCGTCGCCCTCGACCGCGATCCCGCGGCGATCGCCGCCGGCGCCGCCCTCGACGACCCGCGGCTGACCCTGCGGCAAAGCGAATTTTCGCGCCTTGGCAAGGTGCTCGACGCGCTCGGGATTGCGCGGGTCGACGGGATCCTGCTCGATATCGGCGTGTCGTCGCCGCAACTCGACGACGCGGCGCGCGGATTCAGCTTCCGTTTCGACGCGCCGCTCGACATGCGCATGGATCCCGGCAGCGGTATCTCCGCGGCCGACTGGCTGGCGACGGCGGAGGAGGAAGAAATCAGTGAAGTCATCCGCACCTACGGGGAAGAGCGGTTTGCTAAGCCGATTGCGCGTGCGCTTGTTGCAGCACGGCAAAAAGAAGCGATCACTAGCACGGCCCAGCTCGCGGGCATCATCGCCGCGGCAGTCAAGAAACGCGAGCCGGGGCAGCATCCGGCGACGCGCAGCTTCCAGGCTATACGGATTTATCTCAATCGCGAACTTGAGGAACTGAAGGCTGTGCTCCCGCAATGCGTCGAGCGGCTGCGTGCCGGCGGGCGTCTCGCCGTGATCAGCTTCCATTCGCTCGAAGACCGCATCGTCAAACGCTTCCTGCGCACCGAGTCGCTCGGCGAGCAGGCGCCGCCGCGCCTGCCGATTCCCGCCGCGATGCTCAAGGCCGGCCGCCTGAGGCTGGTCGGACGCGCGCAGCACGCGAGCGACGCCGAGGTCGCGGCCAACCCGCGGGCGCGCAGCGCGGTGCTGCGAGTCGCCGAACGCGTCGCCGAGGCGGGCGCATGAGTCCTGCGGCCCGCGCCCTCGTGGCTTCCTGCGTCGCGCTGCCGCGTCTACCCGCTCGCCGCGCCGCCGCACGCTGCAGGCGCCGAAAGGCTTGCGCGTGACCCGGCTCGACCTCGTTCTTGCGCTCGTTCTGGTCGCCTGCGCGCTCGCGGTGATCCAGGCGCAGCATCGCGCGCGCACCTATTTCGTCGAACTCGAGCGGCTCAAGAAAGAGGCGCGCGTGCTCGACGAGCAATGGGGCCAATTGCAGCTCGAGCAGAGCACCTGGGCGAACCCGGCG is from Thiobacillus denitrificans ATCC 25259 and encodes:
- the mraZ gene encoding division/cell wall cluster transcriptional repressor MraZ, translated to MFRGVATVSLDSKNRLVVPARYRDALLVNGAGRVVVTADPGQCLLLYPLPEWEPIEKKLTALSDFNPRTRSLKQLLVGYAHDIDMDSAGRVLLPPMLRKFAELDKNVVLVGQGSKVELWNEARWEAQVAQALSFSQEALPSELEGFTL
- the rsmH gene encoding 16S rRNA (cytosine(1402)-N(4))-methyltransferase RsmH, whose protein sequence is MEPAHVPVLAQEAVAALAIKPEGVYVDATFGRGGHSRMILARLGTLGRLVALDRDPAAIAAGAALDDPRLTLRQSEFSRLGKVLDALGIARVDGILLDIGVSSPQLDDAARGFSFRFDAPLDMRMDPGSGISAADWLATAEEEEISEVIRTYGEERFAKPIARALVAARQKEAITSTAQLAGIIAAAVKKREPGQHPATRSFQAIRIYLNRELEELKAVLPQCVERLRAGGRLAVISFHSLEDRIVKRFLRTESLGEQAPPRLPIPAAMLKAGRLRLVGRAQHASDAEVAANPRARSAVLRVAERVAEAGA
- the ftsL gene encoding cell division protein FtsL; translation: MTRLDLVLALVLVACALAVIQAQHRARTYFVELERLKKEARVLDEQWGQLQLEQSTWANPARIDSVARNRLGLVAPAAERVRIETLGGLP